In Vespa velutina chromosome 1, iVesVel2.1, whole genome shotgun sequence, the following proteins share a genomic window:
- the LOC124954473 gene encoding uncharacterized protein LOC124954473 → MRFYIFISCVVVSVLSENGKWIWENNNNGQSRTTNIGNARYQIHENTDDLENFNTGGPFVGFRPENIGSRPQQHSGSYGHGNRPFVTTYPNNNGVLIGPGGPTGIIGRPHPPSGSIIDYDDNLDSGHVPFQYLKGTRYREYDTCKCRYSFNCPSAGLKFGACANGKRYCCFNSKKYPTLVSGDPRDRH, encoded by the exons atgagattttatatttttatttcttgtgtCGTTGTCAGTGTACTATCCGAAAATGGTAAATGGATATGGGAGAATAACAACAATGGACAAAGTAGAACTACCAATATTGGAAATGCAAG ATATCAAATACACGAGAATACCGACGATTTGGAGAACTTCAATACGGGTGGCCCATTCGTGGGATTCAGGCCAGAGAACATAGGATCCAGACCACAGCAGCATTCAGGCTCTTATGGTCATGGAAATAGGCCGTTCGTGACGACTTATCCGAATAACAACGGAGTCTTGATAGGACCTGGTGGACCGACAGGAATTATTggaag GCCACATCCACCGAGCGGATCGATCATCGATTACGACGATAATTTAGATTCTGGACATGTACCCTTCCAATATCTAAAAGGGACGCGTTATCGCGAATACGATACCTGCAAATGTAGATACAGTTTTAACTGTCCATCGGCTGGATTAAAATTC GGTGCTTGTGCAAATGGCAAACGATATTGTTGTTTCAACAGTAAAAAATATCCAACGTTAGTATCAGGTGATCCACGTGACAGACATTGA
- the LOC124954455 gene encoding uncharacterized protein LOC124954455: MLQSCNGSTSRRARRVLVFVFAWSLLMIAAVQFRHAENSALRNGRSNTEENNAVGDVVIEDNYLRREAGIVRTGTDDKISDGSSSLGLSRYLLQRSKDPETGFGNIIGGGSILPTTTIVGNKNINENSVTRNPLDLEPLLDKRPAKTEEELIEEIEERLPSLPLAYWSKNNRLNGQQNKISKRGNESCSNFKFPSIYDLEFNNVYWQTLRTSNGTFQFFGAFYDKRKLSRIGPAIRIVGMIDRIEPKVKTYCQMWYDGDKSPIVVEYLEYKYIWYSKWGNYKQGIYQPYVIACKVPQSHWSKGPPASVSMVEKPCDTPTNNLRIIYNKPKRKKDFAVCVKGLDFLHEDLSVRLVEWIELITLLGADKIFFYELQVHPNITKVLNYYQRLGKVHVTPLTLPGGQPNVPSFQHMYLTKKTNHKRQNELIPYNDCLYKHMYEYEYIALLDVDEVIMPVKDATWQDLMKRVLPKAFKIRNETRASYNVRNVYFLDDLLQPHGHFKDIPRYMHMLQHVYRSKNFTKPNQYIKCFHNPERVVTLHNHFPLACLGAGCTSYPIETEDAQLQHYRADCVKSLKKTCVEYRENSILDTTIWRYKDQLVERVTRTLQILGFFGPS; encoded by the exons ATGTTGCAGAGTTGCAACGGGAGCACGTCGCGACGTGCCAGACGAGTCCTCGTATTCGTTTTCGCTTGGAGTCTCCTCATGATAGCGGCCGTGCAATTTCGTCATGCCGAAAACAGTGCACTTCGTAACGGTCGTAGTAATACCGAGGAGAATAATGCAGTTGGTGACGTAGTCATCGAGGATAATTATCTTCGTCGGGAGGCCGGCATCGTGAGAACGGGAACCGATGATAAAATATCAGATGGTTCGTCGAGTCTCGGTCTATCTCGTTATCTTTTGCAAAGATCGAAAGATCCCGAGACTGGTTTTGGGAATATAATTGGTGGTGGATCGATTCTTCCAACGACTACGATTgtaggtaataaaaatattaatgaaaattcagTAACGAGAAATCCTTTGGATTTAGAACCACTGTTGGATAAAAGACCAGCGAAAACCGAGGAGGAATTGATcgaagaaattgaagaaaggTTACCTAGCCTTCCTCTCGCTTATTGGAGCAAAAATAACAGGTTGAACGgtcaacaaaacaaaatatcaaaGAGGGGTAACGAGAGCTGTTCTAATTTCAAGTTTCCCTCGATCTACGATCTAGAATTTAATAACGTTTACTGGCAAACGTTGAGGACAAGCAACGGTACTTTCCAGTTCTTCGGTGCGTTTTATGATAAACGTAAGCTTTCGAGGATCGGTCCTGCTATAAGGATCGTTGGAATGATCGATAGGATCGAACCTAAGGTTAAAACTTATTGTCAGATGTGGTATGACGGTGATAAAAGTCCAATTGTAGTCGAGTATCTCGAATACAAATACATTTGGTATTCGAAATGGGGCAATTACAAACAGGGAATATATCAGCCATATGTTATAGCTTGTAAAGTGCCGCAATCGCATTGGTCGAAGGGACCACCAGCGTCCGTTTCTATGGTCGAAAAACCATGCGATACACCGACTAACAATCTCcgcattatttataataaaccaAAACGTAAAAAGGATTTTGCCGTTTGCGTTAAGGGTCTTGATTTTCTTCACGAAGATCTTTCCGTAAGATTGGTCGAATGGATTGAACTGATAACCCTTCTTGGGGccgacaaaatatttttttatgaacttCAAGTACATCCAAACATAACTAAagttttgaattattatcaaagacTCGGTAAAGTTCATGTGACGCCTTTGACATTACCCGGTGGACAACCTAATGTTCCATCCTTTCAACATATGTATCTAACGAAAAAAACTAATCACAAGAGGCAAAACGAATTGATACCATACAATGATTGTCTATACAAACATATGTACGAATACGAATACATAGCGCTGTTAGATGTCGATGAAGTGATCATGCCCGTGAAGGACGCTACCTGGCAGGACCTTATGAAGAGGGTATTACCTAAGGCCTTTAAAATACGAAACGAGACACGCGCCTCTTACAACGTGAGAAACGTTTACTTCCTCGACGACCTGCTGCAGCCCCATGGCCATTTCAAGGACATACCCAG GTACATGCATATGCTGCAGCACGTATACCGTTCGAAGAACTTCACTAAACCAAACCAGTACATCAAGTGCTTCCATAATCCTGAACGGGTCGTCACTTTGCACAATCACTTCCCTTTGGCTTGCCTTGGGGCCGGATGTACGAGTTATCCGATCGAGACAGAAGATGCTCAGCTACAGCATTATCGTGCTGATTGTGTGAAGTCTTTAAAAAAGACTTGCGTTGAATATCGCGAGAACAGCATCTTAGATACGACGATTTGGCGATATAAGGATCAGCTTGTGGAACGAGTTACCAGAACACTTCAAATCCTTGGCTTTTTCGGTCCAAGCTAG
- the LOC124957421 gene encoding potassium channel subfamily K member 18-like — MMQNTGDYYQRAPRCCPGRNGGNTDSLRISSSVRGAELLCCCCSCSTSTSTNTPGLLASLGVCVLVLGYTLLGAFAFMALEGGLKSESLIDASSKVAKSEEGSYSLSTLEDENIATELRERTVERLWSITEDLNILYKENWTRLATKEILEFQENLSRDLKRTSTPYESVPPTHQARDTEVDKRRWTFSGSLLYSLTLITTIGYGNVTPRTVWGRLITIIYALAGIPLMLVYLSTVGDVLARSFRRLYGRMCIPRNCIKKQQPPPPPPPVGGITSKSYRYDNHIETKTGNYYSTSRDSSCDDLGTRGTNSAILLDCGSEGLLHATTSSTTALQDTMAGNGKRHLQPCSLSPSSTSSPAYMMETYSVRIPISLCLVIMLLYICGGAVMFNRLEGWSLLEGGYFCFTSLGTIGFGDLMPTGHNAPSTTLEELSLCACSLYILAGMGLIAMCFNLVQEEVVRVVRVFGRTCGMSSGVVVGPIGGTGATPGIKTELDDGGGTSDSRLSEQEEEAIAMSTVPSS, encoded by the exons ATGATGCAAAACACCGGCGACTATTACCAAAGGGCACCGAGATGTTGTCCCGGACGAAATGGGGGGAACACCGATTCCCTAAGAATCAGCAGTTCGGTACGAGGTGCTGAATTGCTTTGTTGTTGCTGTAGCTGCAGCACATCCACTTCAACGAACACACCAGGATTATTAGCCAGTCTTGGTGTCTGCGTTCTTGTTCTTGGTTACACCCTGCTTGGTGCTTTCGCTTTTATGGCGTTAGAGGGTGGCCTTAAAtcg GAGTCTTTGATAGACGCATCATCGAAAGTTGCAAAGAGCGAGGAAGGATCTTACAGTCTTTCAACATTGGAAGACGAAAATATTGCTACTGAGTTAAGGGAAAGGACAGTCGAAAGACTTTGGAGTATAACCGAAGATTTGAATATTCTTTACAAGGAAAATTGGACGCGACTGGCGACGAAAGAAATTCTTGAGTTTCAAGAAAATCTTTCGCGTGATTTAAAGCGTACGTCAACACCTTACGAATCGGTACCACCAACTCATCAAGCGCGAGATACCGAAGTAGATAAACGACGATGGACGTTCAGTGGCAGTTTGCTTTATTCCCTAACACTCATTACTACCATAG GATACGGTAATGTAACTCCACGTACAGTCTGGGGTCGTCTAATTACCATAATCTACGCTCTAGCTGGTATACCTCTTATGTTGGTTTATCTAAGTACAGTAGGTGACGTTCTTGCTAGGAGTTTCCGACGTTTGTACGGTCGCATGTGCATTCCACGAAATTGCATTAAAAAACAACAACCACCACCGCCTCCGCCGCCGGTCGGTGGTATCACAAGCAAGTCCTACCGTTATGATAATCATATAGAAACAAAGACGGGGAATTATTATTCAACTAGTCGCGATAGTTCCTGCGATGATCTTGGGACACGAGGTACGAACAGTGCCATTTTACTCGACTGTGGTAGCGAAGGCCTCTTACATGCTACTACTAGTTCAACGACCGCACTTCAG gATACAATGGCAGGCAATGGTAAACGTCATTTGCAACCATGCTCGTTGTCGCCATCCTCGACTTCATCACCGGCGTATATGATGGAAACATATTCTGTGAGAATACCGATTAGTTTGTGCCTGGTAATAATGCTACTATATATATGCGGTGGTGCAGTGATGTTCAATCGCCTGGAGGGTTGGAGTCTTCTAGAAGGTGGATACTTCTGCTTCACGAGTCTCGGAACCATCGGATTCGGAGATTTGATGCCGACTGGACACAATGCACCATCAACTACATTGGAAGAACTCAGCCTGTGTGCCTGCTCGTTGTATATACTCGCTGGAATGGGCCTGATAGCCATGTGCTTCAACCTCGTCCAGGAGGAGGTGGTACGCGTGGTCAGGGTCTTCGGTAGAACCTGTGGCATGTCATCGGGTGTGGTGGTCGGCCCTATTGGTGGTACAG GGGCCACACCTGGAATCAAAACCGAACTTGACGATGGAGGAGGTACCAGTGATTCAAGATTGtcagaacaagaagaagaagcgatcGCCATGTCCACGGTGCCGTCATCCTGA
- the LOC124954479 gene encoding uncharacterized protein LOC124954479: protein MKLSPGHHSLPRKKTSTEKNMSTSQIFQRGQPTRRSCLSPQYHHQHHHQHRQQESSLHFEYFVPRSVSEFNLAATVVTDIAVAPLPPTSALRPSSVITPPASGLTTNTSVTNQGRLLDASNTTTRSREKMVTFEDEGVNCAGSATNRKNLSNIDNTFM from the coding sequence ATGAAATTGTCACCAGGTCATCATTCTTTGCCACGTAAAAAGACATctacagaaaaaaatatgtcaaCATCTCAGATATTTCAACGTGGTCAACCAACAAGACGTAGCTGTTTATCGCCTCaatatcatcatcaacatcatcatcaacatcgCCAACAAGAAAGTTCTCtacatttcgaatattttgtaCCGAGAAGTGTTAGCGAGTTTAATTTAGCTGCTACTGTAGTTACCGATATCGCGGTAGCACCTTTACCTCCCACATCAGCTCTACGACCTTCTTCCGTAATAACACCACCAGCTTCTGGCCTTACAACCAATACATCGGTAACAAATCAAGGACGTCTATTGGATGCTTCCAATACTACAACAAGAAGTCGAGAAAAAATGGTTACATTTGAAGATGAAGGTGTTAATTGTGCCGGATCGGCaactaatagaaaaaatttatctaacaTCGATAATACCTTCATGTGA
- the LOC124957424 gene encoding uncharacterized protein LOC124957424 has protein sequence MSHTRLEIYDPFADLEKPSRCIKFLRLLWKFSRCVFSHVTLVSLVVAYCVIGAYAFESLEADHEKQIKKNVKYLRGNITEKLWKLTKEVEVLVRENWTLDALRELQGFESNLFTLLRKEGWDGSEEENNIQWTFAGALFYSIIVITTIGYGHIAPKTKNGKVVTIFYAVVGIPLMLLCLSNIGDVMASSFRFLYWKVCCYVCTKPPKKRRSRPSLVRSYSARQSGRYDINNRAASFRRSIRLSQRSTDGTLGIPEGLTRTSYSDTDCRDNSRRSNGMDQRRIYSYQLSSPTALRPTTPFRNTDIPLSSLKLTKGNPRLGTQSLDRRLTSGTIETDHSPVLCNKYALDDVEDDLFLWQSTSRNKPEYVSKFGNRAQVEDKLEDIERQPTSITRSLPRRFHSVESAILPPQRSTLSTPYQLSSGHLSGIEQNRRYYSERIRRSPSNYSNARFHRREASLPRILSPMGFAMHRRACTDDIDVDYEFYTTTDEQERQPIKPVPIWLCIFLVVSYILGGACLFSKWEKWTFLDSAYFCFITLTTIGFGDFVPNKLDAHKGIALCSLYLLFGIALLAMSFNLVQEEVINNVKSIAKSLGILKDSDDEYDEDDDDDEDDYRYDAEYEDDVDENDFEQRCDNSQRKSSYLDEHKKKKRKKKEKSRERKKEREKKLNHRDHNFDKMETNKSLHRPSTTNGQWQRGSYRYQCERRKRRRRKPWSEKICDWTRTLIAFLFSNVGIVCLVVGYTIVGAFLFTYIEAKDSLDISGDVVKQRNITAAKLWDLTSKENIFSERLWKKEVRNILERYQQKMVKNIRDGYEVVTEEHKKWTFAGAFLYSLTVITTIGYGNICPKTKWGKLCTIIYAIIGMPLFLLYLSQIGDIFARSFKWIYARCCLCKCHKKSHDPINLEVLKLRTEMKVQRDQWQHVGETEISNVYQDVNVTKMNNINRKESMNNKINDGNDSYVYDPQQVTVPLTLCLGIMVGYVIAGALLFSKWEDWNMLDGSYFCFVSLSTIGFGDIVPGDRIYSGQGLELSFIFCFMYLMLGMALIAMCFNLMQEEVIAKVHTLARMIKYIFRCDR, from the exons ATGTCACATACAAGATTGGAGATATATGATCCATTTGCCGATCTCGAGAAACCTTCGAGATGCATAAAATTCTTACGTCTTCTTTGGAAGTTTAGCAGATGCGTATTCTCTCACGTAACGTTGGTCTCCCTGGTTGTGGCATATTGTGTCATAGGTGCATATGCCTTTGAATCCCTTGAGGCAGATCATGAGAAACAG ataaagaaaaacgtgAAGTATTTAAGAGGAAACATAACGGAAAAGCTGTGGAAATTGACGAAAGAAGTTGAGGTTTTAGTACGAGAAAATTGGACGTTGGATGCTTTACGAGAGTTACAG gGTTTCGAAAGCAATTTGTTTACGTTACTCAGAAAAGAAGGTTGGGATGGAAGCgaagaggaaaataatattcaatggaCCTTTGCCGGTGCCCTATTCTATTCGATTATCGTAATCACGACGATTG GATATGGTCACATAGCACCTAAAACTAAAAATGGAAAAGTCGTTACGATATTCTACGCTGTCGTTGGAATACCTTTGATGCTTCTCTGTTTGTCTAACATCGGTGACGTAATGGCATCAAGCTTTAg attcttGTATTGGAAAGTATGttgttatgtatgtacgaagCCACCAAAGAAGAGACGTTCACGTCCCAGTTTAGTAAGATCCTACTCAGCAAGGCAATCAGG GCGATACGATATTAACAACAGAGCTGCATCTTTCCGACGTTCGATTAGGCTGAGTCAGAGATCGACTGACGGAACATTAGGAATTCCCGAAGGTTTGACACGAACTTCTTACTCGGATACGGATTGCAG GGATAATTCTCGACGTTCGAATGGAATGGACCAAAGGAGAATCTATTCTTATCAGTTATCTTCTCCTACGGCATTAAGGCCAACGACCCCCTTCAGAAATACGGATATACCTTTATCCTCTCTAAAATTAACAAAAG GTAATCCTAGATTAGGTACTCAATCTCTCGATCGAAGATTAACAAGTGGAACTATAGAAACTGATCATTCGCCTGttctatgtaataaatatgcTTTGGATGATGTCGAGGATGATTTGTTTTTATGGCAATCTACGTCACGAAATAAAC CCGAATATGTTAGCAAATTTGGTAATCGTGCACAAGTAGAAGATAAATTAGAGGACATCGAAAGACAGCCTACATCGATAACTAGATCATTACCAAGAAGATTTCATTCGGTGGAAAGTGCCATTCTACCTCCACAGAGATCAACATTATCAACTCCGTATCAATTATCATCAGGCCATTTATCAGGAATCGAACAAAACAGAAGATATTATTCAGAAAGGATTAGACGTTCACCAAGTAATTATTCCAATG cACGTTTCCACAGACGAGAAGCATCGTTACCGAGAATTTTGTCGCCAATGGGATTTGCGATGCACCGACGTGCTTGTACCGATGATATAGACGTTGATTATGAGTTTTACACCACAACTGACGAACAAGAAAGACAACCGATAAAGCCAGTACCCATTTGGCTTTGCATTTTTCTCGTTGTTAGTTATATATTGGGCGGTGCTTGTTTATTTAGCAAATGGGAAAAGTGGACTTTTCTCGATAGCGCTTATTTCTGCTTTATCACTCTCACTACTATAG gaTTCGGTGACTTCGTGCCGAATAAATTGGACGCTCACAAAGGAATAGCCCTGTGCTCGTTGTATCTCTTATTTGGAATTGCTTTATTGGCGATGAGTTTCAATTTGGTCCAAGAGGAAGTGATCAATAACGTTAAAAGCATTGCGAAAAGTTTGGGTATATTAAAAGATAGCGACGACGAGTACGACgaggatgacgatgacgatgaggaTGATTACAGGTACGATGCGGAATACGAGGATGATGTCGATGAGAATGATTTTGAACAACGATGTGATAACAGCCAAAGAAAATCTTCTTATCTCGATGAAC ataagaaaaaaaaaagaaaaaaaaaagaaaaaagcagagaaagaaagaaagaaagagaaaaaaaattaaatcatcgaGATCacaatttcgataaaatggaAACGAACAAATCGTTGCATAGACCATCAACAACGAATGGACAGTGGCAACGTGGaagttatcgttatcaatgtGAAAGAAGGAAACGGCGACGACGGAAGCCTTGGAGCGAGAAGATATGTGACTGGACCAGGACACTGATAGCCTTCCTCTTCAGTAACGTTGGCATAGTATGCCTCGTCGTAGGTTATACTATAGTCGGTGCTTTCCTGTTCACTTATATCGAGGCCAAAGACAGCTTGGACATATCCGGTGACGTCGTCAAGCAAAGAAACATCACGGCTGCTAAGCTTTGGGACTTGACCTCAAAG GAGAACATATTCTCTGAGAGattatggaaaaaagaagttagaaatatattagagAGGTATCAACAAAAAAtggttaaaaatataagagacgGTTATGAGGTTGTTACTGAAGAACATAAAAAGTGGACTTTTGCGGGCGCATTTCTTTACTCTCTTACTGTCATTACAACGATCg GCTATGGGAATATTTGTCCTAAAACAAAATGGGGTAAATTGTGTACTATAATATATGCCATAATCGGTATGCCATTGTTTCTACTTTATTTAAGCCAGATAGGAGATATTTTTGCTAGAAGTTTCAAGTGGATTTACGCACGATGTTGCCTTTGCaa ATGTCATAAGAAATCACATGATCCGATTAATTTGGAAGTATTAAAATTACGTACAGAAATGAAAGTACAAAGAGATCAATGGCAG CACGTAGGAGAAACAGAGATATCTAATGTTTATCAAGATGTCAACGtaacaaaaatgaataatattaatagaaaagaaagtatgaACAATAAGATCAATGATGGTAACGATAGCTATGTTTACGACCCACAACAAGTAACAGTACCATTAACACTTTGTCTTGGTATTATGGTGGG ATACGTTATAGCAGGTGCTTTACTATTTTCAAAATGGGAAGATTGGAACATGTTAGATGggtcttatttttgtttcgtttcattgTCAACAATTGGATTTGGCGATATAGTACCGGGTGATAGAATTTATTCGGGACAAGGACTCGAATTATCCTTCATATTTTGTTTCATGTATCTCATGCTTG GTATGGCACTCATCGCTATGTGTTTCAATCTGATGCAAGAGGAAGTAATTGCTAAAGTTCATACTCTGGCACGTATGATCAAATACATCTTCAGATGCGATAGGTGA